In the Alkaliphilus oremlandii OhILAs genome, one interval contains:
- a CDS encoding ABC transporter ATP-binding protein, with product MDFITFENVERKYHVGDVTIKAVDGISFGLKRGTFNVVLGQSGAGKTTVLNLLGGMDLPTSGRIVVNGHEISGMSERELTDYRRTQIGFVFQFYNLVPNLTALENVQLAEEICADPLDAKEILKRVGLEKRMNNFPSQMSGGEQQRVSIARALAKNPQIILCDEPTGALDSETGRKVLRLIRDVGRDLGKTVIIVTHNAPIAEMAQTVLHMRDGKIAAMKFNEHPKDVEEIAW from the coding sequence ATGGACTTTATCACATTTGAAAACGTGGAAAGAAAATATCATGTTGGCGATGTCACCATTAAGGCAGTAGATGGTATTAGCTTTGGACTGAAGCGAGGTACTTTCAACGTAGTGCTTGGGCAGAGTGGAGCAGGGAAAACTACAGTACTCAACCTATTGGGTGGTATGGACTTGCCAACCTCTGGGCGGATTGTTGTCAATGGACACGAGATCTCTGGTATGTCAGAAAGAGAACTCACCGATTATCGTCGAACACAAATCGGTTTTGTATTCCAATTTTATAATCTTGTACCAAATCTAACAGCATTGGAGAATGTGCAACTTGCTGAGGAAATTTGCGCTGATCCACTGGATGCAAAAGAAATACTTAAACGCGTCGGATTAGAAAAGAGAATGAACAATTTTCCTAGCCAAATGTCCGGTGGGGAACAGCAGCGTGTTTCCATAGCAAGGGCACTGGCCAAGAATCCACAGATTATATTGTGTGATGAGCCGACGGGTGCATTGGACTCGGAAACAGGAAGAAAGGTATTACGCCTCATACGAGATGTAGGGAGAGATCTAGGAAAAACGGTAATTATAGTGACACACAACGCACCGATCGCGGAAATGGCCCAAACGGTGCTGCATATGAGGGATGGTAAAATCGCCGCAATGAAGTTTAATGAGCACCCTAAAGATGTGGAGGAAATTGCATGGTAA
- a CDS encoding HlyD family secretion protein — protein MKGWVLSHKRIVIIGISLLVLLATTLGILFYPKNKNVVPHTEYSVSDKEQSTEIVAWGEVKYARMKEINVDFPSTVTQVMVQEGDQVTLRQPLVLLDLSEYNGNVKKLEHQLSANQSALLIAEQDISALQADIEQTQGQIARKFKEYDSNTNAEMVLLQNSLNLAYDELVSAKEDLQNYQTLYEAGAVSKAMVDQYKTMVDGRQKAVEDIETNLQKTKSALKEELDKLNVLLKSKQEQLSQQQRGNTVNVTKQQGSISSAQVDLDAMRVKTEKEYLQGNQIVSDIKNGIVQNIAVHEGSHLGVQGSATRVLQIIDADSIMISAEVDEEFIRNVHVGEVVEIVPTSVPDSSLTGTVVQIPAMAVEKNGRRIIYVLIKPNDPDHLLKPGYTADVYFSNH, from the coding sequence ATGAAGGGTTGGGTTTTATCTCATAAAAGAATAGTGATAATAGGAATAAGTTTACTTGTTTTGCTTGCAACAACGCTTGGTATTTTATTTTACCCAAAAAATAAAAATGTTGTTCCACATACAGAATATTCTGTATCCGATAAGGAACAAAGTACAGAGATTGTAGCATGGGGAGAGGTAAAATATGCCCGAATGAAAGAAATCAACGTAGATTTTCCTTCTACAGTGACCCAAGTAATGGTGCAAGAAGGAGATCAAGTTACCTTACGTCAGCCACTAGTGCTGCTGGATCTTTCTGAATATAATGGGAATGTCAAAAAATTAGAGCATCAACTATCTGCAAATCAGTCAGCGCTGCTGATAGCAGAGCAAGATATTTCGGCTCTACAGGCGGATATTGAACAGACACAGGGTCAGATTGCTCGCAAATTTAAAGAGTACGATAGCAACACCAATGCAGAGATGGTTTTACTCCAGAATTCCTTGAATCTTGCTTACGATGAACTGGTGTCTGCAAAAGAAGATTTGCAGAATTATCAAACCCTATACGAAGCTGGAGCAGTCTCAAAGGCGATGGTTGACCAGTATAAAACTATGGTGGATGGGCGTCAAAAAGCTGTGGAAGATATTGAAACGAACCTTCAAAAAACAAAAAGTGCTCTAAAGGAGGAGTTGGATAAACTCAATGTTTTGCTCAAATCTAAGCAGGAGCAACTTTCTCAACAGCAGCGTGGAAACACAGTAAATGTAACAAAGCAGCAAGGTAGTATTTCCTCTGCACAGGTTGATCTAGATGCTATGAGAGTGAAAACTGAAAAGGAATATCTTCAAGGAAACCAAATTGTCTCTGACATAAAAAATGGCATTGTACAGAATATTGCAGTTCATGAGGGGAGCCACCTGGGTGTGCAGGGTTCAGCGACTAGAGTCTTGCAGATTATAGATGCGGACTCTATCATGATCAGTGCAGAAGTGGACGAAGAGTTTATTAGAAATGTGCACGTAGGAGAAGTTGTGGAAATTGTACCGACTTCTGTTCCAGATAGCTCGCTCACAGGCACCGTTGTACAGATTCCTGCCATGGCAGTAGAAAAGAATGGTAGACGCATCATTTATGTGCTTATCAAACCCAACGACCCCGATCATCTGTTAAAGCCAGGCTATACTGCAGATGTATATTTCAGTAATCATTAG
- a CDS encoding ABC transporter permease — protein MVKGALFKKLLRDMKKSKAQFVSIFLMATLAISIMTGLDSVWFTVHNNANAMYQSTNLSDLWVTVMNPSEQQLWAIQRIDGVTHVEKRFITDADTNLPGKPTLRIYALDEHSTLDQPELQEGKFSKSGRGVVLDSSFAKVHNLKIGDPISIKLNNVWIRLPIEGFALNSEQVYAVKNTASIFPDPSTYGFVMIHTSVLERAYGQKIYNQIGVKTKPEANLVYVAQKVDHIIGRKLIGITLQKDSVSVNSVNGRIQQFRTLSLVFPLLFFLVTALITQSTMVRLIESQRMQIGILKALGYSKRSILWHYTSYGIMLGVMGSVFGLLIGTNLFGRILVPQLRLTLSSFRLHINFWNFLLASFLILICTGGVSFHACWKLQGDTPAVLLREKNPEKGKHIFMEFIPSLWGRLKFSSKLIARNTMKNKVRLIMSVIGVMGCVGVILAALTLRTTLVGITDQLYGNTFTYDQKILLDPVKVNSYYLNNLELNGVTQQIQESAIEMVLPSGEHKMEPITITTQDSPLIHMKDPDGVPISLPDNGILMTRKLCKTLGVKQGDSIQIKRTDKGYVSVPILEVAYMASNQGIYMTDVFWKSLGETFSPTALLIQWNGTPNQRFLESDVVVDSATRESQQLGLASSMQVINFAVVALIIMGASLAFVVLYNTSILNFVERIRDLATLRVLGFHHEEIWNLVLIENYFAVLLGVILGIPVGRFISWIIASSLDEGMDLMGNVILPDVLITGVTTLGFAWLINHVVAQKMKQIDMLEALKSVE, from the coding sequence ATGGTAAAGGGGGCGCTATTCAAAAAATTACTAAGAGACATGAAAAAATCGAAAGCACAGTTTGTTTCTATATTTCTTATGGCAACTTTGGCCATATCCATCATGACAGGCCTCGATAGCGTTTGGTTTACTGTTCATAACAATGCAAATGCCATGTATCAGTCAACTAATCTCTCTGATCTTTGGGTGACTGTGATGAATCCCTCAGAACAGCAACTTTGGGCCATACAACGAATCGATGGGGTTACACATGTTGAAAAACGTTTTATAACCGATGCTGATACAAATTTACCTGGGAAACCCACGCTGCGTATCTACGCTCTAGATGAGCACAGTACCTTGGACCAGCCTGAACTTCAGGAGGGGAAATTTAGTAAAAGTGGTAGAGGTGTCGTACTGGATAGCTCATTTGCAAAAGTACATAACTTGAAAATTGGCGACCCTATTTCTATTAAATTGAACAATGTATGGATTCGTCTGCCAATAGAAGGGTTCGCCCTAAATAGTGAGCAGGTCTATGCTGTGAAGAATACGGCGTCCATCTTTCCAGACCCATCAACCTACGGTTTTGTAATGATTCATACCAGTGTATTGGAAAGAGCATACGGCCAGAAAATATACAATCAGATTGGTGTCAAAACAAAGCCGGAAGCCAATCTTGTGTATGTAGCACAAAAGGTGGACCATATTATTGGGCGTAAATTGATTGGTATTACATTGCAGAAGGATAGTGTTAGTGTAAATAGTGTGAATGGTCGTATACAGCAGTTTAGAACACTTTCCTTGGTATTTCCGCTATTATTTTTCCTTGTAACAGCACTGATTACGCAAAGTACAATGGTACGTCTAATTGAAAGTCAACGCATGCAAATTGGGATATTAAAAGCGCTGGGTTATAGTAAACGGAGTATTCTATGGCATTATACTTCTTACGGCATCATGCTTGGCGTGATGGGATCGGTATTTGGTCTTTTGATTGGTACGAATCTGTTTGGCCGTATTTTAGTCCCCCAACTAAGGTTAACTCTTAGTAGCTTTAGACTCCATATTAATTTCTGGAATTTCCTATTGGCATCATTTCTGATTCTTATTTGTACAGGAGGTGTTTCATTCCATGCTTGCTGGAAGCTTCAAGGGGATACTCCTGCCGTTCTCCTTCGAGAGAAGAATCCTGAAAAAGGAAAGCATATTTTCATGGAATTTATCCCATCTCTCTGGGGAAGGCTGAAGTTTAGCAGCAAGCTTATTGCTCGGAATACCATGAAAAACAAGGTACGCCTTATTATGAGCGTTATTGGTGTCATGGGGTGTGTCGGTGTAATTCTTGCTGCTCTAACTCTTAGAACTACGTTGGTGGGAATTACAGATCAGTTGTACGGCAATACGTTCACTTACGATCAGAAGATACTCCTAGATCCTGTTAAGGTTAATTCCTACTATCTCAACAACTTAGAACTTAATGGTGTCACACAGCAAATCCAGGAATCTGCTATTGAGATGGTTCTTCCCAGCGGTGAGCATAAAATGGAGCCAATCACAATTACGACCCAAGACAGTCCGCTGATTCATATGAAAGACCCTGATGGTGTTCCTATTTCTTTGCCTGATAACGGGATTCTAATGACTCGAAAGCTGTGCAAAACACTAGGAGTGAAGCAAGGGGATAGTATCCAAATCAAGCGTACAGATAAAGGCTATGTATCTGTACCGATTCTTGAAGTTGCATACATGGCTTCGAATCAAGGAATTTATATGACAGATGTATTCTGGAAATCCTTAGGTGAAACATTTTCACCGACAGCCCTACTCATCCAATGGAATGGCACTCCGAATCAAAGGTTTCTAGAAAGTGATGTGGTAGTGGATTCAGCTACACGCGAAAGCCAACAATTAGGTTTAGCATCCAGTATGCAGGTAATAAACTTTGCCGTAGTGGCACTGATCATTATGGGTGCATCGTTGGCCTTTGTAGTACTGTATAATACGAGTATTCTTAATTTTGTAGAGCGTATAAGAGACCTAGCGACTCTGCGGGTTTTAGGCTTCCACCATGAGGAAATTTGGAATTTGGTGCTGATTGAAAATTACTTTGCTGTGCTTTTAGGGGTGATACTTGGTATCCCAGTAGGACGTTTCATTTCTTGGATCATTGCCAGCAGTCTGGATGAGGGAATGGATCTGATGGGCAATGTTATATTGCCAGATGTGCTCATTACAGGAGTAACTACTTTAGGTTTTGCCTGGTTAATTAACCATGTTGTAGCCCAAAAGATGAAACAAATTGATATGCTGGAAGCACTGAAAAGTGTTGAATAA
- a CDS encoding TetR/AcrR family transcriptional regulator, giving the protein MRKIKESRKTRYTRMALQNSLLELMEKKPIAKITIKELCENADINRTTFYAHYADQYDLLQKIEDETFSWVKESLTNLIDKADQYESMEILEGIFQHFVENRNHLQILMSEKGNINFQKELISLIYQQCMISPSTTAYTNMNFLEDYFVFVVSGSIGLIQHWFKSGLNKSAKEMSEIIYKMASSPMNLVELQRKF; this is encoded by the coding sequence ATGAGGAAAATAAAAGAAAGTAGAAAAACACGTTATACTCGAATGGCTTTACAAAACAGCCTGCTTGAATTAATGGAGAAAAAACCAATTGCAAAGATAACCATCAAGGAACTATGCGAAAATGCGGATATTAATCGTACAACCTTTTATGCCCATTATGCCGATCAGTATGACCTTCTTCAGAAAATCGAGGACGAAACCTTTTCTTGGGTAAAAGAATCCCTGACTAATCTTATTGATAAAGCAGATCAATACGAATCAATGGAAATTCTTGAAGGAATCTTCCAACACTTTGTAGAAAATAGAAACCATCTTCAAATTTTAATGAGTGAAAAAGGCAATATTAATTTTCAGAAAGAGTTAATCTCTCTGATTTATCAGCAATGTATGATATCTCCCTCAACTACAGCATATACAAATATGAATTTTCTAGAAGATTATTTTGTATTCGTTGTAAGTGGGAGCATAGGCTTAATACAGCATTGGTTTAAGAGTGGTTTAAATAAATCTGCAAAAGAAATGTCCGAAATCATTTATAAAATGGCTTCCTCCCCTATGAATCTAGTTGAACTTCAGCGTAAATTCTAA
- the chrA gene encoding chromate efflux transporter, whose amino-acid sequence MKIERDLENKKRVSWRGFLKDVFICSLGSYGGPEAHYGVFTDQMVIKKHYLEEEELIELIALTGILPGPSSTQTIVAIGYKMGGPLLALLTMLVWAFPVLALMTLLSFSSQFLSSINISQDNFRYIGPMAVAFIIVAAYRIGRKVVTDKVTMLLLLFGAITTYFIREPWIFPLVLITGGIVSVITSKEKNLWNHVKVNPPWPYLIAFGTFTVGSILLAQLSDSRIVHLFESFYRYGYLVIGGGQVVVPLMYSELVEVNRFMTNQEFLTGFGLVQGLPGPMFSFSAYAGGMAARGGSVLTQVLGAIAGGVGIFLPGLLLIYFIYPIWENLKKIKGIKVSLKGITAVAGGLIAIAGIILMQNSGFAIDNIIVTLVVMILLLSKKVPAPLIVLLTLVAGFVA is encoded by the coding sequence ATGAAAATAGAAAGAGATTTAGAAAACAAAAAAAGAGTAAGTTGGAGAGGGTTTCTAAAAGATGTATTTATTTGTTCTTTGGGTTCATATGGAGGTCCTGAAGCACATTATGGTGTTTTTACAGATCAAATGGTAATAAAGAAACACTACCTAGAGGAAGAAGAACTGATTGAATTGATAGCTTTAACGGGTATTTTACCTGGACCGAGTAGTACGCAAACAATCGTCGCAATTGGTTATAAGATGGGGGGGCCACTATTAGCACTTTTAACTATGTTAGTATGGGCTTTTCCAGTGCTTGCACTGATGACGTTACTTTCATTTTCAAGCCAATTTTTAAGTAGCATCAATATATCTCAAGATAACTTCCGTTATATTGGGCCTATGGCTGTTGCATTCATTATTGTAGCTGCTTATCGTATTGGGCGTAAAGTGGTAACAGATAAGGTTACCATGTTATTACTGCTATTTGGGGCAATAACTACTTATTTCATTCGTGAACCTTGGATTTTTCCATTAGTTCTAATCACAGGTGGAATAGTGAGTGTTATTACTTCCAAAGAGAAGAATCTATGGAATCATGTGAAAGTAAACCCTCCTTGGCCATATTTGATTGCTTTTGGAACCTTTACTGTAGGCAGTATTCTTCTTGCCCAGCTATCAGATAGTCGAATTGTTCATTTATTCGAAAGTTTTTACCGATATGGTTATTTAGTTATTGGTGGTGGCCAAGTAGTAGTACCACTTATGTACAGTGAGTTAGTAGAAGTGAATCGGTTTATGACAAATCAAGAATTTTTGACTGGATTTGGACTTGTACAAGGGCTACCAGGGCCAATGTTTAGCTTCAGTGCATATGCCGGTGGAATGGCGGCTCGTGGCGGTAGTGTTTTAACTCAAGTTTTAGGTGCTATTGCAGGAGGCGTTGGGATATTTTTACCGGGACTTCTTTTAATTTATTTCATATATCCAATATGGGAAAATCTAAAGAAGATTAAAGGCATAAAAGTTTCTTTGAAGGGTATTACTGCTGTTGCTGGTGGTTTAATCGCTATAGCTGGAATAATCTTGATGCAAAACAGTGGATTTGCAATTGATAATATCATTGTTACACTTGTTGTTATGATATTATTATTGTCTAAAAAGGTACCAGCACCATTAATCGTATTATTAACGCTCGTTGCAGGATTCGTTGCTTAA
- a CDS encoding PadR family transcriptional regulator, giving the protein MQEQILRKLFLGFIQIHILHHAKKEPFYGVWMIEELSEHGYDMSPGTLYPLLHNMESNKLLEKEERNVDGKIRKYYKITNLGSEVLEEARNKAYELFKEIKD; this is encoded by the coding sequence GTGCAAGAGCAAATTTTAAGAAAACTTTTTCTAGGCTTTATACAAATTCATATTCTTCATCATGCAAAGAAAGAACCTTTCTACGGTGTTTGGATGATTGAGGAACTTAGTGAACATGGGTACGATATGAGCCCCGGAACACTGTACCCTCTTCTTCACAACATGGAATCAAATAAACTTTTAGAAAAAGAAGAAAGAAACGTGGACGGGAAGATCAGAAAATACTATAAGATCACAAATCTAGGAAGTGAAGTTTTAGAAGAAGCTAGAAATAAAGCTTATGAACTTTTTAAAGAAATTAAAGATTAG